In Maridesulfovibrio sp., a single genomic region encodes these proteins:
- a CDS encoding DUF4347 domain-containing protein — MTLDIMLLEERIVLDGAAVDTVVDQIVDMQAANEAQAPSEPVDTGAHDANPAEAASDVQDAGATAGQDAARSEVVVIDSAVENKQAILDSVSDDMTVIVLESGQGLSDVGDMLAGMTDIDALHIISHGESNQITLGGEVISSGNLDNYADELTSWQDVFSADADILLYGCNVADSTEADIFLDRIAALTGTDISASDDPTGAESLGGDWTLEVKSGPVETDEIVVADYTGTLGALNMDGTDTTLTAFKGQSTVVDSGLTISYPDGSPITNARVIISGYQSGDTLSASSINGITSSFDSGKGVLNLTGTASAAQWQEVLRTVSFATTSNNLVTNRDVTFTLGNMISMEVNGKTHYYELVESSTNLAAALSDAESRNYFGLHGYLATITSAEENSLLAKMFSQMAWIAATDDPNQGVGASEGNFYWFSGPESGEQFWAGGVNGAAVNSRYQDWHTGEPNNLPGENHAVFCGEGSGFTPGWYDVSGATHSAQYIVEYGGMGTDPVVTLSHARTIDVIANTAPTTGTNTGLTVQEDASATTIAAANLTTTDNEHGASEVTYTVTDAPDKGTLKLNGVDLGQNSTFTQADIANNRLSFTPTANAEGSDSFSFTVADSLGASSGPTTFNLSITPVNDQLEATHLTQNKIYIEDAASVALDDIFVSDPDTAEQITATLTLADTAAGSLTANDGASYTAGTGVWTITGTVTQVNAALAGVAFTPAANYDADTTIAVNIKDGLEGGTTVKTGTITLDCTPVNDKPVITAGNTVNYSENDNATRICPAITLTDDSSGLQSVTVTVSNLVGGEDTVDWDHSLETNISASQQVDNQAGTATITFTSRDNSNLASAAEFQAILRSITYVNSSDTPTTNARTVAYTATDAEGLVADQATTTINVAAVNDVPEATNPGDAKSYTEGGQAVVVSSTLTLADKDNTILTGAKVSISNNGEAGDTLSYSDPTSKIEASYSTANGGYVLTLTTKVGQQATIADYQEALRKVTYSYTGQNSSANVRTIEFLGITDSDGGAGPQGTVSVNINVTTINNAPVLDDSGSPTLSAIDHLTLSPAGNTVASLLTDGQTDFATDLDSSNLGIAVTGVNDTGGKWQYSTDNGATWTVFGTVSDTSAVLLEATAKVRFLATPGQYGTQQITFRAWDRTSGSNGDSGVDVSTNGGTSAFSTASDTAGVTVSTNNGTINDPVLAETAVSEYTEEGAAVAVNPNLTLSDPDSNNLEEAAVYLGDVKSGDALNFEDQNGISGSYDAVTGVLSLSGTASVADYQAALRSVTFSSSSNNAASLGSTRTVSFIVTDGTNDSNALQSTVNVNTKPVPAQPGSSEGGEDSTSGNTEPIPDQIRNASSGDNTPATEGDSADSGDSGNSGGEFGDYGPEGGSEISMDSALGGSGAEGQGLVGGPGGADADLGQVINALGGGGLIDSNSGPGSPDADLTQVVRALQMAPSSLGGGFGGQADPLSINTGLPVATAEASSGPAAASPSGGEAAQASGSNTADGTPQQGGAGFDQDGRTSGSTGQQSLQDNIRILSVAVEGLRFDSQQAEFTVASLEKAVNQLSEIARTGQVREPGAVNEVSDMAAELTEICVQCARNGEDVGELLEKLDKIKQTLAN; from the coding sequence ATGACTCTAGACATCATGTTGCTGGAAGAAAGAATTGTTCTGGACGGCGCGGCGGTGGATACCGTGGTCGATCAAATAGTCGATATGCAGGCAGCAAACGAGGCTCAGGCTCCAAGCGAGCCGGTAGATACCGGTGCACACGATGCTAATCCGGCTGAAGCCGCAAGCGACGTGCAGGACGCCGGCGCGACTGCCGGGCAGGATGCTGCGCGGTCGGAAGTGGTTGTTATTGACTCCGCAGTTGAAAACAAACAGGCTATTCTTGATTCCGTGTCCGACGATATGACTGTCATCGTTCTTGAGTCCGGACAGGGCCTTTCCGATGTCGGCGACATGCTTGCCGGCATGACCGATATAGATGCTCTGCACATTATTTCTCACGGTGAATCCAATCAGATTACGCTGGGCGGTGAGGTCATCTCCTCCGGCAATCTAGACAATTACGCGGACGAACTGACTTCGTGGCAGGACGTTTTCAGCGCTGATGCCGATATCCTGCTTTATGGCTGCAACGTGGCGGACTCGACCGAGGCCGACATTTTTCTGGACCGCATAGCAGCACTGACCGGCACGGATATCTCGGCCTCGGACGACCCCACCGGTGCCGAGTCCCTTGGCGGCGACTGGACGCTGGAAGTGAAGTCCGGTCCCGTGGAAACAGATGAAATAGTTGTTGCGGACTATACGGGCACTCTGGGTGCGCTGAATATGGATGGCACAGACACGACACTCACGGCATTCAAGGGTCAATCCACGGTTGTAGATTCCGGTTTGACCATCAGTTATCCCGATGGCTCCCCCATTACCAACGCGCGTGTCATTATCTCCGGATACCAGAGTGGAGATACGCTTTCGGCGAGCAGCATAAACGGGATAACCTCAAGCTTCGACTCGGGCAAGGGGGTTCTTAATTTGACGGGAACGGCCTCCGCCGCGCAGTGGCAGGAAGTGCTGCGTACGGTCTCGTTCGCCACCACATCAAATAATTTGGTCACAAACCGGGACGTTACTTTTACACTGGGCAATATGATTTCAATGGAAGTCAACGGTAAGACGCATTATTATGAGCTTGTAGAGTCCTCCACCAATCTTGCTGCTGCACTTAGTGATGCGGAAAGCCGAAACTACTTTGGATTGCATGGCTATCTTGCCACCATTACTTCTGCGGAGGAGAACTCCCTACTGGCTAAGATGTTTAGTCAGATGGCATGGATCGCCGCTACCGATGATCCTAATCAGGGAGTCGGTGCATCAGAAGGAAATTTCTACTGGTTTTCAGGTCCTGAAAGTGGAGAGCAGTTCTGGGCAGGCGGGGTCAATGGAGCTGCTGTCAACAGCCGGTACCAAGACTGGCATACCGGTGAACCGAACAATCTGCCCGGAGAAAATCACGCAGTGTTCTGTGGCGAAGGTTCGGGATTTACTCCCGGATGGTATGATGTATCTGGTGCTACGCATTCGGCGCAGTATATTGTCGAATACGGCGGCATGGGCACTGATCCTGTAGTGACCCTCTCCCATGCGCGAACCATTGACGTCATCGCCAACACGGCTCCGACCACCGGAACGAATACCGGGTTGACCGTGCAGGAAGACGCTTCCGCCACCACTATCGCGGCGGCCAATCTTACCACCACCGACAACGAGCATGGGGCGAGCGAAGTGACCTATACCGTCACCGACGCTCCGGACAAGGGCACGCTTAAGCTGAACGGTGTTGATCTAGGCCAGAACAGCACCTTTACTCAGGCGGATATCGCGAACAACAGGCTGAGCTTCACGCCCACCGCAAACGCTGAAGGCTCGGACAGCTTCTCATTCACCGTGGCCGACTCTCTCGGAGCATCTTCCGGTCCCACGACTTTCAACCTGAGCATTACCCCGGTTAACGACCAGCTCGAAGCCACCCATCTGACCCAGAACAAAATCTATATCGAGGATGCTGCTTCCGTAGCTCTGGATGATATCTTTGTCTCCGATCCCGATACGGCGGAACAGATCACCGCCACCCTGACTCTGGCCGATACGGCGGCGGGCTCCCTTACCGCCAATGACGGGGCCAGCTATACTGCCGGGACCGGGGTCTGGACCATCACCGGAACCGTGACTCAGGTAAACGCTGCGCTAGCCGGGGTGGCCTTTACTCCGGCCGCAAACTATGACGCAGACACAACAATTGCTGTAAATATCAAGGATGGGCTGGAAGGCGGCACGACTGTCAAGACCGGGACAATTACCCTGGACTGCACTCCGGTCAACGACAAGCCCGTCATCACTGCCGGAAACACGGTCAACTATTCGGAAAACGATAACGCCACCCGGATATGCCCGGCCATAACCCTGACCGATGACAGCAGCGGGCTGCAATCAGTAACCGTGACCGTCAGCAATCTGGTCGGCGGGGAAGATACTGTGGACTGGGATCACAGTCTGGAGACCAATATTTCCGCGTCCCAGCAGGTCGATAATCAGGCCGGGACGGCCACCATCACCTTTACGAGCAGGGATAACAGCAACCTTGCCTCGGCGGCTGAGTTTCAGGCGATTCTGCGTTCCATAACCTACGTCAACAGCAGCGACACCCCAACCACCAATGCCCGCACAGTAGCCTACACGGCCACAGACGCCGAAGGGCTTGTTGCTGATCAGGCAACGACCACCATCAATGTGGCTGCCGTAAACGATGTTCCCGAGGCTACAAATCCCGGAGACGCCAAAAGCTATACCGAGGGCGGACAGGCCGTGGTGGTCAGTTCCACCCTTACTCTCGCGGATAAGGACAACACCATTCTTACCGGGGCAAAGGTGTCCATCTCCAATAATGGAGAGGCCGGGGATACACTAAGCTATTCCGACCCCACGTCCAAGATTGAAGCTTCGTACAGCACCGCAAACGGCGGCTACGTGCTGACCCTTACCACCAAAGTGGGACAGCAGGCCACGATTGCGGATTATCAGGAAGCACTGCGGAAGGTGACTTATTCATACACCGGGCAGAATTCCTCCGCCAATGTGCGGACCATTGAATTTCTGGGCATTACCGATTCCGATGGAGGGGCCGGTCCACAGGGGACGGTCTCCGTCAATATCAACGTCACCACCATCAACAACGCTCCTGTGCTGGATGACAGCGGCAGCCCGACCCTTTCCGCCATCGACCACCTGACCCTGAGTCCAGCGGGAAATACGGTAGCCAGCCTGCTCACCGACGGCCAGACTGATTTTGCCACGGATTTGGACAGCAGCAATCTGGGCATTGCCGTCACCGGAGTGAATGATACCGGCGGCAAATGGCAGTATTCCACTGACAATGGAGCAACATGGACTGTTTTCGGTACTGTTTCCGACACTTCCGCCGTGCTCCTTGAAGCAACAGCCAAGGTCCGTTTCCTGGCCACTCCCGGTCAGTACGGCACCCAGCAGATCACTTTCCGGGCCTGGGACAGGACTTCCGGCAGCAACGGTGACAGCGGGGTGGATGTTTCCACCAACGGCGGAACGAGTGCGTTCAGTACCGCCTCGGATACCGCCGGGGTAACTGTGTCCACCAACAACGGTACGATTAACGATCCTGTGCTGGCGGAAACGGCAGTCTCCGAATACACCGAAGAGGGGGCTGCAGTAGCTGTCAACCCCAACCTTACCCTGAGCGATCCCGACAGCAACAACTTAGAGGAAGCTGCGGTATATTTAGGTGATGTGAAAAGTGGAGACGCCCTTAACTTTGAAGACCAAAACGGCATCAGCGGCAGCTATGATGCGGTCACAGGTGTATTGTCCCTGAGCGGTACGGCTTCCGTGGCGGATTATCAGGCTGCCCTCCGGTCCGTTACTTTTTCTTCTTCAAGCAACAATGCCGCAAGTCTCGGCAGCACAAGGACCGTCAGTTTCATAGTCACCGACGGGACAAACGACAGTAATGCTCTTCAGTCCACGGTCAACGTGAACACAAAGCCGGTTCCTGCCCAGCCGGGCAGTTCCGAGGGCGGGGAGGACTCCACCTCAGGGAACACAGAGCCTATCCCGGACCAGATTCGTAACGCATCTTCAGGGGACAATACCCCTGCGACAGAAGGTGATTCTGCAGATTCCGGAGATTCCGGAAATTCCGGCGGGGAATTCGGAGATTACGGTCCTGAAGGCGGCTCCGAAATTTCCATGGACTCAGCACTCGGTGGAAGCGGTGCCGAAGGACAGGGACTCGTTGGCGGTCCCGGCGGAGCCGACGCCGACCTTGGGCAGGTCATTAATGCGCTTGGCGGCGGGGGGCTGATTGATTCGAACAGCGGTCCGGGAAGCCCGGACGCGGACCTTACTCAGGTGGTTCGTGCTCTGCAGATGGCTCCTTCGTCGCTTGGCGGGGGATTCGGTGGACAGGCCGATCCTTTGAGTATCAATACCGGACTGCCGGTGGCAACGGCTGAAGCCTCGTCCGGTCCGGCAGCCGCAAGCCCTTCCGGCGGTGAAGCGGCGCAGGCATCCGGCAGCAACACTGCCGATGGCACCCCCCAGCAGGGAGGCGCCGGATTTGATCAGGATGGTCGTACATCGGGGTCCACCGGACAGCAGAGCCTTCAGGACAATATTCGAATCCTGTCGGTGGCGGTGGAGGGACTGCGTTTTGATTCACAACAGGCAGAGTTCACCGTTGCTTCACTTGAAAAGGCTGTAAACCAGCTTTCAGAAATTGCCCGGACAGGGCAGGTCCGTGAACCCGGTGCCGTGAACGAAGTTTCGGACATGGCCGCCGAACTGACTGAAATTTGCGTACAGTGCGCCCGCAACGGTGAGGATGTGGGTGAACTTCTGGAAAAGCTTGATAAGATCAAGCAGACTCTGGCAAACTAG
- a CDS encoding C40 family peptidase → MKHRFQRTMDNHCSQDSNSVLLQPNITIHPAVVPVVIMLLLLVTGGCASKQVPSPKSRTYDSAKIVSATKVGRTSKVNRSSKGSRVVSTARSLLGIPYRWGGRSPETGFDCSGFIWYVYNRNGINLPRSTSGLLTVGRPVGKSSIRAGDILLYKVSKKGKSLHAAIATGSGTFVHSPSSGKTVCEVSMSGPYWRGRLIEARRVF, encoded by the coding sequence ATGAAACACCGGTTTCAGCGTACCATGGACAATCACTGCTCACAGGACAGCAATTCTGTTCTCCTCCAGCCGAATATCACTATACATCCTGCCGTAGTGCCTGTTGTCATAATGCTGTTGCTGCTTGTAACCGGCGGCTGCGCTTCCAAACAGGTCCCCTCGCCGAAAAGCCGGACGTATGATTCAGCAAAAATAGTCTCCGCAACCAAGGTTGGCAGGACATCCAAAGTAAATCGGTCCTCCAAAGGCTCCCGTGTTGTCAGCACAGCACGATCACTGCTCGGTATACCTTACAGATGGGGAGGGCGATCTCCGGAAACCGGCTTCGATTGTTCCGGTTTTATCTGGTACGTGTATAACCGGAACGGCATCAATCTGCCTCGTTCCACATCTGGTTTACTGACTGTAGGACGGCCTGTCGGCAAATCCTCAATCCGTGCCGGAGATATTCTTCTCTACAAGGTCAGCAAAAAGGGAAAATCTCTTCACGCCGCCATTGCAACCGGAAGCGGAACCTTTGTACATTCACCCAGTTCAGGCAAGACTGTGTGCGAAGTGTCCATGTCCGGCCCATACTGGCGCGGACGTCTCATCGAGGCCAGAAGAGTTTTTTAA
- a CDS encoding DUF805 domain-containing protein, translated as MDFFKAIKTCVKKYATFKGRAGRPEFWYWALFTWILSMIAYTIDTAISGSTDPMTRSLLVSNIVVFITVVPTMAVSVRRLHDVGRSGWWFLLTFTVIGALLLLYWYVCPSKNNRLIDSAR; from the coding sequence ATGGACTTCTTCAAAGCAATTAAGACGTGTGTGAAGAAATATGCGACATTCAAAGGCCGCGCCGGCCGACCGGAGTTCTGGTACTGGGCGCTCTTCACATGGATTCTTTCCATGATTGCCTACACCATTGATACGGCTATTTCCGGAAGCACCGACCCCATGACCCGCTCGCTGCTCGTCTCCAATATAGTCGTTTTTATTACCGTTGTGCCCACCATGGCAGTCAGCGTGAGGCGATTGCATGATGTGGGCCGCTCAGGCTGGTGGTTTCTGCTGACCTTTACTGTAATCGGCGCATTGCTGCTGCTCTATTGGTATGTCTGCCCAAGCAAAAACAACAGGCTCATTGACTCCGCCAGATGA
- a CDS encoding AsmA family protein — protein sequence MKKNIKILLAVCIAFAVVCVAIVLVVTVIVDPNEYKTEIVQLVREKTGRNLEFEGDIKLSFYPHIGFDVGAVALGNAPGFPDLDMVRIKRANVALELVPLLSGKIVVGKVLLDGLYLHLIRNAHGLANWENLAGNNEEAAAPPSSDADGTAMSLEELTVQGVEITNAKMVYSDLQNQSETSLDNLNLKLGAIHGTADIPFELGFDLVLDQPKFDIRPKLSGNIRLDTAAGTAALNNFSLSVLDLQFAGEVHANYLGDSPSFSGNMELAETSLRDLLKKIGADLPDMPDSSALKRFSAAIQFAGTGDSAELKTLTVKLDDSTLTAEGKVTDFAAPQIFINAKIDALDADRYMPSQTKSDSEDKTDDSDSAKRAEEPNLDALRNLILDALLKIGSLKAMNVKATDIRINVDAHDGLLAVSPLFNLYDGQFEAHTRLDATGNIPSWKGNGRLQGLDTRSLLHDLLGKEMISGTTSVEYNLSGSGLTADKIKKTVSGTASFAITDGSVLGLDVAKMIRDSWNSIMKADVEGNETGDFNFSRLTASAKLKNGHVVNEDLLFDSPLVEADGSGWADLPANKVDYKAMITVVGSLDGLEGEILDTVKDLPLPLQVKGALDAPSIGMDMEAMTGLLVTAGISVGLDTLADSLLKKMDDDDSADEAEDEAEDSSKDDIEDLFGDLF from the coding sequence ATGAAAAAAAACATCAAAATCCTGCTGGCAGTCTGTATCGCGTTTGCCGTCGTCTGTGTCGCCATTGTCTTAGTCGTCACGGTCATAGTCGATCCCAATGAATACAAAACGGAAATAGTTCAGCTGGTCCGGGAAAAAACCGGTCGGAATCTGGAATTTGAAGGCGATATCAAACTGAGTTTCTACCCGCATATCGGCTTTGACGTCGGGGCTGTGGCTCTGGGTAATGCTCCGGGATTTCCCGATCTCGATATGGTCCGCATTAAAAGAGCAAACGTTGCCCTTGAACTGGTGCCGCTTTTGTCCGGGAAAATTGTTGTCGGCAAAGTTCTGTTGGACGGGCTCTATCTGCACCTGATCAGGAACGCCCACGGCCTCGCCAATTGGGAAAATCTGGCCGGAAACAATGAGGAAGCAGCAGCCCCGCCCTCCTCCGATGCAGATGGTACCGCGATGAGCCTTGAAGAGCTTACTGTTCAGGGCGTTGAAATAACCAATGCCAAGATGGTTTACTCGGACCTGCAGAATCAATCCGAAACATCACTCGACAATCTTAATCTGAAACTCGGTGCAATCCACGGCACTGCAGACATTCCCTTTGAACTCGGCTTCGACCTTGTGCTGGATCAGCCCAAATTTGATATCCGACCGAAACTATCCGGAAACATCCGGTTAGACACTGCAGCAGGCACTGCGGCTCTGAATAACTTTTCCCTGTCAGTTCTTGATCTTCAGTTTGCAGGAGAGGTTCATGCCAATTATCTGGGGGATTCTCCGTCATTTTCAGGAAACATGGAGCTTGCGGAAACATCACTGCGGGACCTGCTTAAAAAAATCGGGGCAGACCTCCCCGACATGCCGGATTCCAGTGCGTTGAAACGATTTTCAGCTGCAATACAATTCGCCGGAACAGGCGATTCCGCCGAATTGAAGACCCTGACCGTCAAGCTTGATGACAGCACACTTACAGCCGAAGGAAAAGTTACCGATTTCGCTGCCCCGCAGATATTCATCAACGCCAAAATAGATGCCCTGGACGCCGACCGTTACATGCCCTCGCAAACAAAATCGGACTCGGAGGACAAAACCGATGATTCTGATTCCGCCAAGCGTGCTGAGGAACCGAATCTGGACGCTCTTCGTAATCTGATTCTGGATGCCCTACTGAAAATCGGCAGCTTAAAGGCTATGAACGTAAAGGCCACAGACATTCGGATCAACGTTGATGCTCATGACGGACTGCTTGCTGTGTCCCCCCTTTTCAATCTCTATGACGGACAGTTTGAGGCACACACCAGGCTTGACGCAACCGGCAACATTCCAAGCTGGAAAGGAAACGGCAGACTGCAGGGTCTTGATACCCGCTCTCTGCTGCACGATCTGCTCGGCAAGGAAATGATAAGCGGTACGACCTCGGTTGAATACAACCTTTCAGGATCGGGGTTAACTGCTGATAAAATCAAGAAAACAGTAAGCGGAACTGCGTCGTTTGCAATAACAGACGGGTCTGTTCTTGGTCTGGATGTTGCCAAAATGATCCGCGACAGCTGGAACAGCATTATGAAGGCAGATGTAGAAGGCAACGAAACAGGCGATTTCAATTTTTCCCGCCTGACAGCCTCGGCCAAACTCAAAAACGGGCATGTTGTTAATGAGGACCTGCTGTTCGACTCTCCGCTGGTGGAAGCTGACGGTTCCGGCTGGGCCGACCTTCCTGCCAACAAAGTGGATTACAAGGCAATGATCACCGTTGTCGGATCTCTGGACGGTCTGGAAGGAGAAATTCTGGATACCGTCAAGGATCTTCCTCTGCCCCTGCAAGTGAAAGGAGCTCTTGATGCTCCGTCCATAGGCATGGACATGGAGGCAATGACCGGCCTGCTCGTTACAGCAGGCATAAGTGTCGGCCTGGATACTCTGGCGGATTCGCTGCTGAAAAAAATGGACGATGATGACTCCGCAGATGAAGCGGAAGACGAAGCCGAGGATTCATCTAAAGACGATATAGAAGACCTGTTCGGAGATCTGTTCTGA
- a CDS encoding tetratricopeptide repeat protein, producing the protein MKFVTMFGRGPVTAANESLSGLRQVSLLFLTVLLCLMSGMAATARGDSGKPAREQAVELSRSANDAFAQGDLKNAYENYTAAEKIFKSLAEKNPAVLQAQFDLAVINERLGDLYVRMDNGGKARFAYARNLNILEQLNRNYPEDLDVLQDIIVGNLKIGDLYVWLAKAEKAAAAYEKGVSYCEKLSGMAPKNMDVRRDLCLLWFRQGCLLRKAGLKEKAEAARSYELEARKALLSMNTDKGKEALFLGYKLLGEQYNMVGQWADSIVAYNEALDLLTSLLRTDPVTIPYQWEFSSIYRNIGEAQAQLGQLNDAEAAYKRVLNISEQLVKAVPDNLDFQRDLVVTHYKIGKISEAKGDKKQALYEYQAALSLAENMARNNPENDQLQQDISEIKKMIGAIEG; encoded by the coding sequence TTGAAATTTGTCACTATGTTCGGCCGTGGTCCTGTTACTGCTGCAAATGAAAGTCTTTCTGGTTTACGGCAGGTCTCATTGCTATTCCTGACTGTTCTGCTGTGCCTGATGTCCGGCATGGCGGCAACGGCCCGGGGCGATTCCGGAAAACCGGCCAGAGAACAGGCCGTTGAATTGAGCCGTAGTGCCAACGATGCCTTCGCCCAAGGCGACCTGAAGAATGCCTATGAAAATTATACGGCTGCGGAAAAAATTTTTAAGTCCCTTGCGGAAAAAAATCCCGCTGTTCTTCAGGCACAGTTTGATCTGGCTGTCATCAATGAACGGCTCGGAGACCTCTATGTCCGTATGGACAATGGGGGCAAGGCTCGGTTCGCATACGCCCGAAACCTCAATATCCTGGAACAACTTAACAGAAACTACCCGGAAGACCTTGATGTGTTGCAGGATATTATCGTGGGCAACCTGAAAATAGGCGACCTCTATGTCTGGCTGGCCAAAGCGGAGAAAGCTGCGGCAGCTTATGAAAAGGGCGTTTCATATTGTGAAAAACTGTCCGGCATGGCTCCGAAAAATATGGATGTCCGCAGGGATCTGTGTCTGCTCTGGTTCAGGCAGGGTTGTCTGCTCCGTAAGGCAGGGCTGAAGGAAAAGGCTGAAGCAGCCCGTTCATACGAATTGGAGGCTCGGAAAGCGCTGCTTTCGATGAACACCGACAAGGGTAAGGAAGCGCTTTTCCTCGGTTACAAGCTTCTTGGGGAACAGTACAATATGGTCGGACAGTGGGCCGATTCAATTGTAGCATACAACGAAGCGCTTGACCTGCTTACCTCACTATTGCGTACCGACCCGGTAACCATTCCGTATCAATGGGAGTTCTCGTCCATTTATAGAAACATCGGCGAAGCTCAAGCGCAATTGGGACAGTTAAATGATGCGGAGGCTGCCTATAAACGGGTGCTGAATATCAGTGAGCAGTTGGTGAAAGCTGTACCGGACAATCTTGATTTTCAGCGCGATCTCGTTGTGACCCATTACAAAATAGGTAAAATTTCAGAAGCGAAAGGGGATAAAAAACAGGCCTTATATGAATATCAAGCAGCCTTGTCGCTTGCTGAAAACATGGCCCGAAACAATCCTGAAAATGATCAATTGCAGCAGGATATATCTGAAATCAAAAAAATGATCGGCGCTATTGAGGGCTGA
- a CDS encoding septal ring lytic transglycosylase RlpA family protein — protein sequence MKILPAILLMLTMVCFGCASASVQAGKTSSYSQSGKASYYADKFQGRSTASGEPYDKNAMTGAHRKLPFGTRVRVTNTANGKSVIVRINDRGPFTKGRVIDLSRAAFSSIGNTAAGVIPVTVDVID from the coding sequence ATGAAAATACTACCTGCAATTCTTCTCATGTTGACAATGGTCTGCTTCGGCTGTGCTTCCGCTTCGGTACAGGCCGGTAAGACTTCAAGTTACAGCCAGTCAGGCAAGGCCTCCTACTATGCGGATAAATTTCAAGGGCGATCAACGGCCAGCGGCGAACCGTACGACAAAAACGCAATGACCGGCGCACACCGTAAATTACCCTTCGGCACACGGGTACGGGTTACAAACACAGCAAACGGAAAAAGCGTCATCGTACGGATAAATGATCGCGGCCCGTTCACAAAGGGACGCGTTATCGACCTGTCCCGCGCGGCTTTCAGTTCTATCGGCAATACGGCGGCAGGAGTTATCCCCGTCACTGTCGATGTCATCGACTAG